AGTGTATATCCTGGAACTAAAAAACTCCCAAGAAATTTCCACTGCTTTCACTTTGTTCCAAAAACTAAAAGTGGAACATGCCATTCTATATGAAAGCACCCATACTCAGCTCGACTCCATACAGGAAGAAGTGGAAGTAAAGGCTATTATCGCAGCAAAGAATAAGGCAAAAAGATTGGTCCAAGCTCTGGGCTCAGACCTAGGGGAACCAATCCTAATCACGCAAAATGAACCCAGAGGAAATGGAGTCTACTTTATTGATGGGATAAAAGTGCGAGGCTCGGTTCAAATCCCCAATATTGCCTATGATGCCCCTTTCATCGAGCAAGAACCGTATATCGAAATTCAGAAACTAAAAATTGAAGCTTCCATTTTGGTTCGATTTGAGATAAAGTGAGGTATGGCTTGCGATGCGCTAAACTATCACTGAGGAAAGACCAGATCTTCCAAATGATTATAGTCGCTACAGATAGAGTTCAGTCGAATCCTTCACTAAACATTGCCTCTACTCTAAAACATTTTTCGGAGCATATGGCACCTGAGCAGCGATAGTCGTTCGTAGGGTAGTACTTAGGATGCAAATTCGCTTAAAAGAAAAATCCCGACCCAAAAAGCAATACTTCATTTCCAAAAAAATGCTCTTTGATACTTTTTGCATTGGCCAAAAAGTACCCAAAAACCCTAGGCCTTTCCCTAGGTGATTTTTGATTCCTTTTAGTCATCAAAACCGTTCTTCGCTTTTCGCTTCATGCTCTCTCCGCCTGCGGCAGACGCAATTCCGCGAAGCTCTGAACTATCACTGAGGAAAGGCCGGAACTTCCAAATATTGGTAGTTGCTTCAGATAGTGTTTGGAGGACTCCAGCACCTAACAATATACCAAAGTGCAAATTTTAATTTCGGAGCCTTCGGAAGCTTGGCAGCGATAACAGAGCGAAGGGTAGTTTCCAAGAAAAAAATGAATGTTATAGATTCACTTCCTTTTCAGCTAAAAACAGTCTAAATGCCTGGCCCAACCCTAGCTTCTGTGATCGAAAGAACCGACCGAAGGTCTAGGTAATTTCGAATCGCCTTCAAGCTTCCTTGATCTTTTGGATACTTTTCTATCAAGAGAAAAGTATTAAAGAAATCTCCCTATCAAAACTTTCAATTACAGGCTATGACATCATAAAGCTGGCCCGACCCAAGAAGCGGTGGTCCAAAGGAATCGTCTCCCAGCGGCCTTGACCTTTTGATTTGGGTGATACTTTTTGCATCGGCCAAAAAGTATCGAAAAACCCTAGGCCTTTCCCTAGGTGATTTTTGATTCCTTTTAGTCATCAAAACCGTTCTTCGCTTTTCGCTTCATGCTCCTTCCGCCTGCGGCGCACGCAATTCCGCGAAGCGCCGAACTATCACTGAGAAAAGGCCGGATCTTCCAATTATTGGTAGTTGCTTCAGATAGAGTTCAGTCGAATCCTGCACCAAATACTACCCCTACTTAAATCATTGTTTCGGAGCTAGTGGCACCTGAGCAGCGATAGTCGTTCGATGGGTAGTACTTAAGACTCAAAATCGATAGTGGGAGAATTTCCAATCCAAGGAAAAACATCAATCAGGCTGGCCCAACCCAAGAAGCGGCGGTCCAAGGGAATCGCCTTTCAGGGGCCTTGATTTTTTGCTTCGTTTTTTATCAAGAAAAAATGAAGCACAATGCGCATCCACCAAAGTTTAAACCACACGCAACCCTAGCTTCTGTGATCGAAAGAACCGACCGAAGGTCCAAGTAATTTCGAATCGCCTTCAAGCTTCCTTGATTTTTTTGGATACTTTTTCAAATGCCTTTTTAATTTTCAATGGAATTTAAGAGCTACAGATTCGCTTCCGATTGTATCTAAAAGAAAATATCGAAGGAATCGCCATTCAGGGACTTTAGTCTTGTGGAAACTACTTGCTCTGGTCTAAAACAACCAAGACCATAAAAAAGGATAAAGAATTTATGCCTTCCCGCCAATTCAGAAAAGTTTGCGGTGGTGCTAAAATTATCCGAAATTCAAACCTGATAAATCCCAGATCAAAGAAAATCTAGAAGTCCATTCTGTTTCGTAATTAAAAATTGGGGCGCATGAAAATTCTCACTAAAATCCGCTGGATAGCAAGTATTCTACTCGTATTCATCGTTGTACTTCTAACCAACTTAATTGACCGCGAAAACTTCAATCGACTCAGCTATTCTGTTACCACCATGTACGAAGACAGAATTGTTGCTAGCGATGTTCTATTCGAACTATCCCGAATAATTCAGGAGAAAGAAATTGCCATTTACACTTCGGACAGCCTCTATCCCATGGAGCATAAAGCAAAGCTGGATGACCAAATCGATGTTCTTCTTGATAAATACAGACAAACCAAATTGACGCCAAAGGAGAATTTCATTTTCCAACAAGTTGAAGAAGAGCTTAAAACATTGCAAAAACTGGAGAGCAAGGCTTCCAAATCAACTAAGGAAAAAACCTTAAAGAGTATTGAAACTGTCGACCATCATTTAGTTGAATTATCTAAAATTCAATTGCAAGAAGGTAAACGCCAGGTCTTTGCCAGTGAAAAAGTAAAAAACAGCATTAATCTTTTTACCCAAGGGGAAATTATTTTCCTGGTACTTATGGCAATATTAGTGCAGGTTATCATCCTCTATAAACCCAGCAGAGCGAAAGAGAATTAATCAAACCAAAAGCCTACAGCATTAAAACTCAATATCAGTAAAAAAAACCTTAGCGAGTAAGCTGCCTCCGTCCCTAAATCAAAGCATGATAAAATACTGCTCCTTAATCCTCTTCTTTTTTCTATCCCAATTGCTACCTGCTCAGACAGCACCCCGTGAAAAGCTAAAAAAGAACTCCATTTATCTGGAGTTTTTAGGAAGTGCTCCCCTCCTTTATAATTTAAGCTATGACCGACTGTGGACCAGCGAAGGTAAATTGAGGTTTTCGACTGCAATCGGACTGCAATACATCTTTGACACTGAGATTGATGGTGCCCTTAAGTCTGACTTCTCCATCAGTCCTCAAGTTAATTTGCTCTATGGCAAGAAGCATAATTTAGAGATTGGAATTGGCGCTGCCCTTCCATTTGGCCCAAATGATATCGTTTTCCCACTGAGGATAGGCTACCGTTTTCAAAAAAGCGAAGGAGGATTCTTTTTCAAAGCGGCCTTTACACCTATTTATTTCCCAGGTAGTAATTCCTTAGGCATGTTATTCCTCCCCTGGGCGGGAGTAGCTGCAGGTTATAGTTTTTAGGATTATGCGGCATGAAGGATCAATCAAAGGATTATTTTTAAATCCTATCTGCTAAGCAAGGAAACAGCTACATACCTTAAAAAACCTAAAATGACCCGAGAAGAATTCGAAACTAAAATCAAAAAGCCCGCAATTCTATTTCAAGTGGGAGGCTTTAGACCTACCGATTCCAAAACTGCCTCGTGGATTGGTAAAGTAATGGTCGGCGAAGCAGGAGAATCCTGGCCTGAATCGAATGGAAAGCCGATGATTCCCATTTGCCAACTCAATTTAAAAGAACTTCCGAGCAGGCCAGATAATTTAAAAGACATTGAATTCATAAGCCTGTTTATTGACTCGGAAGAACTGCCGAATGATCAGGCAAATGGTGATCTGTGGTTAATCCGAAGCTATGCAAATATTGAAGACCTTGTTGAAATCGACAGTCCAGAGCATGAGTTCCCTATTAAAGCTTTCCCATTAAAAGTCACGGAAGTTGAAAATGACTTTCCCTGCTGGGAAGACTGTCCAACGGAAATCCCCGAAGAATACAAAGACGAGTATTACCAGCACTTCCCCAATCAAGAAGGTTTTAAAATTGGCGGATGGCCCACCTTAATTCAATCGGAAATCAGCTGGGGCCCATTTAATGAACACCCCGCAGAACCAGAATATGTATTTCAAATTGACTCTAGTGAAAAAGCCCACCTAGGATGGGGAGACAGCGGAGTAGCCTATATCGGTCGTGGCACGAAACCCGGGTATAAAGATGTATGGACCTTCTCCTGGCAGGGCATGTAATTTATAAAGATTAGTCCTGCTATAAAAACAAGATCTCAGGCAAAATCCTGTTTAGATAAAGCAAAGAAATTACCTTCTACTTATGGATAATAGAGGATTTAAAGTCATCTTATTCGCCCTAGGCATTTGCATTCTCTCCAGTTGCGAAATAAATACGCCCGATTCTGACTCTCCTTCCAAGCCGAGCGCAGAAGAAGCTGAACCCGCGAAAATCAATTCAACCGAGGATAATAGTTCAAAACAAACTGAAGAAAGGATCAGTAAGGATACTTTGCGCTTTAATAGAGCTTTCCAAGATGCCTGGAAAAAAGCCGAGCTCAACTTTGATTCACCACACTTTTCTAAGGAATATTACTTCTATCCCGATGACAGCTCCTATGCCATTAAAATTGAAATTCTGATCGGGAATTTATTTACGGATTCGGAAAAGTACTTTCTTCTGAGAAGGCATGTTCCTTGGGCAACGTATCTCAATTTATATCAAATCAGAAACGGAAAGGCTTTTAAAATATTAGAGCGAAAGCAGAGTGAAATGAGCTATCGGAGCGATACTATTTTTGATGTGAATGGAGATCAAATAAATGACTTTGTGGTGCATTGGCATCCTGTTTCCGGATGTTGCCGTAGGAACATCTATTCGGTCTACCTCAAAAAAGAGGATCGCAGCTTTAGCTCCGCCTATCGGTTTATTAATCCCACCTTTTCGCCGGAGGAGCATATTATTCGAGGAATAAGCTATGGACATCCAGGGGAAGCAGGACTTTATAAATTTAAATGGAATGGACTTGCCGTGGACAGCCTTGAATTCATCTATCGAAATACATCTCGTAAAGATCAATTTATCAAGACCAGCAAAGCAAAATATAAACCCACAGCAAGCGAAGGTGAAATTTTAAAGGAAATTCCCGAAGAGTATCTCCAAATTGAAAGTATCGATTGGTTCGAAGCTTAATATCTTAGACAAAAAAAAACCACCCACCTTTAAGCATGACCATCGAATACAGCTTAAGCGAAGAAGACTATCTCAACTATCATGTGTTTGCCGCTTCCAAATCAGAAAAGACTAAAAAGCGGAAACGAAAGGATTGGATATTGGTGACGCTATCTTTCCTGCTACTGGCCCTAGTTTTCTATAATCATGAAGAAATGAGTTTGGCCTTCTCTTTCGGCCTGCTGAGCCTTGCCTCCGGACTGTTTTATCCCAGCTTTTTCAAATGGAGGTATAAAAAACACTATTTATCGCATATCCGTGATAATTATTCAAAATACTTGGGGCGAGTTCTTGAGCTGGAGATCCAAGAAGACCGTATCTCCATAATGGACGGCAGCACAGAAAGCACCTTGAAGCTAAGCGAATTTGAGAAAGTGGACGAAACGGCCCGGCACTTCTTCTTAAAAATATCAAAGGCCACTGCCATTATCATCCCTAAAAGTGAATTGACTAATATCGATGCGCTGCGCGAGAAACTGAAGGCAGTGGGCTTAAAAATCGAAACGGATTTAGATTGGGCCTGATAGCCATGTTAAGATCGAAAAGGATGACGGAACAACAGCTTAAAAAGGGCTATTGGCATGTAGACAAAGAATCCAAGCTGCCTAATCAAGTCATTAGCCTAGTTGACGACTACCTTCCTGCCGAAAGGCTAAGACTGCTTATCACTCAAACTCATCTTAGCCCCTATCAACAAAAAAAGAATTATGAGCATTGGTGTGAAATTCTGCCCAGCTTAAGTGAGGTAAAAACACTGTATTTACCCTCAAAAGTGAATCAAAAAATATTTGATGCAGTCTGTCAAATGCCCAATTTGGAAGGTCTTCACATTAAATGGAGCGGGATTAAAAAGCTCGATTCACTGGTAAACCTGAAGAAGCTTAAACACTTTTACCTGGGCAGTTCATCTCAAGTTCAAAGCATTGAAGTTTTTACCGAACTTTCGAATTTGGAAAGCTTGGAAACGGAGAATCTCAAATTAATTTCCGACTTCTCAGCCATAGCTAAACTGCAGCAACTACAAGGTTTAGGCATAAATGGCAGTATGTGGACCGCTCAAAAAATAGACAGCCTAGAGCCGATTAGAAATTTAAAAGAGCTGAAATACCTCAGCCTAAGGAACTCCCAAATCAAAGACAAATCTTTTGATCCTATATTAGGTCTGCAGCAATTAGTGCGATTCGATAGTTCCTGGAATTATCCAGAATCAGAATTTGACAAACTCAAAACAATGGCAAATCTCCGGTACGGAAATATCCAGACCTCCGGGAAAGAAATTTGGTCTT
The Croceimicrobium hydrocarbonivorans genome window above contains:
- a CDS encoding SIMPL domain-containing protein (The SIMPL domain is named for its presence in mouse protein SIMPL (signalling molecule that associates with mouse pelle-like kinase). Bacterial member BP26, from Brucella, was shown to assemble into a channel-like structure, while YggE from E. coli has been associated with resistance to oxidative stress.), producing MKKVLLVVLALIANGALGQITEQAKATGSYIEVVATATETVLPDKILIEVTLKENGKSGAKEPISSQEKQLIKGLDSLNIPSSRLSKEGARTNFVKINWFNEKQISQAVYILELKNSQEISTAFTLFQKLKVEHAILYESTHTQLDSIQEEVEVKAIIAAKNKAKRLVQALGSDLGEPILITQNEPRGNGVYFIDGIKVRGSVQIPNIAYDAPFIEQEPYIEIQKLKIEASILVRFEIK
- a CDS encoding MCP four helix bundle domain-containing protein; protein product: MKILTKIRWIASILLVFIVVLLTNLIDRENFNRLSYSVTTMYEDRIVASDVLFELSRIIQEKEIAIYTSDSLYPMEHKAKLDDQIDVLLDKYRQTKLTPKENFIFQQVEEELKTLQKLESKASKSTKEKTLKSIETVDHHLVELSKIQLQEGKRQVFASEKVKNSINLFTQGEIIFLVLMAILVQVIILYKPSRAKEN
- a CDS encoding DUF1963 domain-containing protein, with protein sequence MTREEFETKIKKPAILFQVGGFRPTDSKTASWIGKVMVGEAGESWPESNGKPMIPICQLNLKELPSRPDNLKDIEFISLFIDSEELPNDQANGDLWLIRSYANIEDLVEIDSPEHEFPIKAFPLKVTEVENDFPCWEDCPTEIPEEYKDEYYQHFPNQEGFKIGGWPTLIQSEISWGPFNEHPAEPEYVFQIDSSEKAHLGWGDSGVAYIGRGTKPGYKDVWTFSWQGM
- a CDS encoding YcxB family protein; this translates as MTIEYSLSEEDYLNYHVFAASKSEKTKKRKRKDWILVTLSFLLLALVFYNHEEMSLAFSFGLLSLASGLFYPSFFKWRYKKHYLSHIRDNYSKYLGRVLELEIQEDRISIMDGSTESTLKLSEFEKVDETARHFFLKISKATAIIIPKSELTNIDALREKLKAVGLKIETDLDWA
- a CDS encoding leucine-rich repeat domain-containing protein; translated protein: MTEQQLKKGYWHVDKESKLPNQVISLVDDYLPAERLRLLITQTHLSPYQQKKNYEHWCEILPSLSEVKTLYLPSKVNQKIFDAVCQMPNLEGLHIKWSGIKKLDSLVNLKKLKHFYLGSSSQVQSIEVFTELSNLESLETENLKLISDFSAIAKLQQLQGLGINGSMWTAQKIDSLEPIRNLKELKYLSLRNSQIKDKSFDPILGLQQLVRFDSSWNYPESEFDKLKTMANLRYGNIQTSGKEIWS